In a single window of the Platichthys flesus chromosome 5, fPlaFle2.1, whole genome shotgun sequence genome:
- the LOC133953164 gene encoding voltage-dependent calcium channel gamma-1 subunit-like, with amino-acid sequence MHKRTKIKIAIFVLLVGMACTFTAVVTDHWAVLSPRVERVNETCEAAHFGLWRLCKKQIYMSSENNLEQGCGPISLPGEENCTYFGHFTPGKDSEIFEYKTQKEYNISAAAISIFSLAFMILGSLCLLGSCTGKGKGRDYLLKPAGMFFAFAGLCLFISLEVMRQSVKRMIESEDTIWIEYYYAWSFACACAGFVLLFLTGFALLILSMPQMPRNPWETCMDAEQDQVE; translated from the exons ATGCACAAGCGCACAAAGATCAAGATTGCCATCTTCGTGCTCCTGGTGGGTATGGCCTGCACGTTCACAGCGGTGGTGACGGACCACTGGGCCGTGCTCAGCCCGCGGGTGGAGAGAGTCAATGAGACCTGTGAGGCGGCCCACTTTGGCCTGTGGAGACTGTGCAAGAAGCAGATTTACATGAGCTCCGAAAACAACTTGGAACAAGGCTGCGGACCCATCAGCCTGCCTGGAG agGAAAACTGCACTTACTTCGGACACTTCACTCCGGGAAAGGACTCAGAGATATTTGAGTACAAAACCCAAAAAG AGTACAACATCTCGGCTGCAGCCATCTCCATCTTCAGTCTGGCCTTCATGATCCTGGGCTCTCTGTGTTTACTCGGGTCATGCACTGGTAAAGGCAAAGGCAGAGACTACCTCCTCAAACCTGCCGGCATGTTCTTTGCGTTCGCAG gcctctgcctcttcatctccctggaggtgatgCGTCAGTCAGTGAAGCGAATGATCGAGAGCGAGGACACGATCTGGATCGAGTACTACTACGCCTGGTCCTTCGCGTGCGCCTGCGCCGgcttcgtcctcctcttcctcaccggCTTcgccctcctcatcctctccatgCCCCAGATGCCCAGGAACCCGTGGGAGACTTGCATGGACGCTGAGCAGGACCAGGTGGAGTGA